One stretch of Prunus persica cultivar Lovell chromosome G1, Prunus_persica_NCBIv2, whole genome shotgun sequence DNA includes these proteins:
- the LOC18792882 gene encoding hydroxyproline O-arabinosyltransferase 1, protein MGCGNFFFTILVTFSVALITYNIIISANSPLQQDLPGPSRSSSSSISVDPIIQMPLHRSRGKLGSSKRLFHTAVTASDSVYNTWQCRIMYYWFKKFQNEPNSGMGGFTRILHSGKPDKYMDEIPTFVAQPLPAGMDRGYIVLNRPWAFVQWLQQADIKEDYILMSEPDHIIVKPIPNLATDGLGAAFPFFYIEPKKYESVLRKYFPENKGPITNIDPIGNSPVIVGKESLKKIAPTWMNVSLAMKKDPETDKAFGWVLEMYAYAVASAVHGVGNILYKDFMIQPPWDKEIGKKFIIHYTYGCDYNMKGELTYGKIGEWRFDKRSYDSVAPPRNLPMPPAGVPESVVTLVRMVNEATANIPNWGE, encoded by the exons ATGGGTTGCGGCAATTTCTTCTTCACGATACTTGTGACCTTCTCTGTAGCTCTGATAACATACAACATAATAATCTCAGCTAATTCACCACTCCAGCAAGACCTCCCAGGCCCATCAAGATCATCGTCGTCGTCCATTTCTGTGGACCCCATAATCCAGATGCCATTGCACAGATCGAGAGGGAAATTAGGGAGCTCCAAGAGACTGTTCCACACGGCAGTGACAGCCTCCGACTCTGTGTACAATACGTGGCAGTGTAGGATCATGTACTACTGGTTCAAGAAGTTTCAGAACGAACCCAATTCAGGAATGGGTGGGTTCACTAGGATCTTGCACTCTGGGAAGCCTGACAAGTACATGGATGAGATCCCAACCTTTGTTGCTCAGCCTTTGCCTGCTGGAATGGATCGG GGTTATATAGTTCTGAATAGACCGTGGGCATTTGTACAATGGCTTCAGCAAGCAGACATCAAAGAAGA TTATATACTGATGTCTGAGCCAGATCATATAATTGTCAAGCCCATACCAAACTTGGCCACTGATGGGCTTGGAGCtgcatttcctttcttttacaTTGAACCTAAAAAGTATGAGTCAGTACTCCGGAAGTACTTCCCTGAGAACAAGGGACCAATAACTAACATTGATCCTATTGGAAATTCTCCCGTCATTGTTGGGAAG GAATCTCTTAAGAAGATTGCTCCCACCTGGATGAATGTTTCTTTGGCAATGAAGAAGGATCCTGAAACAGACAAAGCTTTTGGTTGGGTGCTTGAAAT GTATGCTTATGCTGTTGCATCCGCTGTACATGGTGTTGGTAATATATTGTACAAGGACTTCATGATTCAG CCTCCGTGGGATAAAGAGATTGGCAAGAAGTTCATAATTCATTACACTTACGGATGTGACTATAATATGAAG GGTGAATTAACATACGGAAAGATTGGAGAATGGAGATTTGACAAAAGATCTTACGATAGTGTTGCACCGCCTAGAAACCTTCCTATGCCTCCAGCTGGTGTTCCAGAAAGCGTG GTGACTCTGGTGAGAATGGTCAATGAAGCCACAGCAAACATTCCAAATTGGGGCGAATAG
- the LOC18788589 gene encoding neurochondrin, protein MEPQQGKQSPPLEDCLKLLKGERDEQRLAGLLLVTKFFKGDDLSSLQTIYNAVGVGFLDRLFRTGMGKGSISSSGSENRDAYLQLSVTVLAAFCHVLEIAASNDMVSKIPLVLEVLSTEPGSAVLEECYEFLYLVSTASEDGIMTFYTSGGMNMLASHMSIFPDGSHQMELSMKLVQLILNKLSLEIINQDYVPELSKIVAAITRQFAVLHNAVKFDALHLLSAILASKYSAPLYDSLRVLPEKDLPNYMRDGIAAILQNRVAPTEKLQALILADSMMTIFGERWLIGHINLPGVKEPIPADRCLVLVLEQSRVEVAVLLNELAQLKDEASKRSSAPAETIVSKKRDVAIAFSLLEKIISLISNASENEGDIIDENTFMKVIKGLNETIGVVLEYLQDAKEHGQRKGDDLLASVRIIGSYLAETPVACKEKVRELLEYMLSIEGEDEPSPFYSICFLLPLLCQMTMEIEGCIALISCGGHISVVDCLVKLIGPHGYMVKDNGCIFLACDTILNLLLKKEQLRIPLDDSTLVNLLKALAYWTEGINDPSTIMMASSICALLFDFTSEKALLKHPNFDVSTLDSLSRLIARSLASWGQGMSDAAKSEMDLLEIVTQGYSQWVDRFPRVRETVER, encoded by the exons GAGCCCCAGCAAGGCAAACAGTCTCCGCCGCTCGAAGACTGCTTGAAGCTGTTGAAGGGCGAGAGAGACGAGCAGCGACTCGCCGGCCTTCTTCTCGTCACCAAGTTTTTCAAAGGCGATGACTTATCCTCTCTCCAAACCATTTACAATGCCGTCGGCGTCGGCTTTCTCGATCGTTTGTTCAGGACTG GGATGGGAAAAGGAAGCATTAGTAGCAGTGGAAGTGAAAATCGCGATGCATATTTGCAGTTATCTGTTACTGTTCTTGCTGCATTCTGTCATGTTCTGGAAATTGCTGCTTCAAACGACATGGTTTCGAAGATTCCACTGGTACTGGAAGTTTTATCCACAGA GCCAGGATCAGCTGTTCTTGAAGAATGCTATGAATTTCTGTATTTGGTGTCTACAGCTTCCGAAGACGGAATCATGACATTTTACACTTCAGGGGGCATGAATATGCTGGCTTCTCATATGTCCATTTTCCCAGACG GTTCTCATCAGATGGAGCTTTCTATGAAACTCGTGCAATTGATACTAAATAAACTGTCTCTTGAAATCATTAACCAAGACTACGTTCCAGAGCTCTCAAAGATT GTGGCTGCAATAACAAGACAATTTGCTGTCTTGCATAATGCTGTGAAATTTGATGCGCTCCACCTACTGTCTGCCATCCTCGCATCAAAATATTCG GCACCACTTTATGATTCTCTTCGTGTACTACCAGAAAAAGATTTGCCAAATTATATGCGTGATGGTATTGCGGCCATTCTACAAAACCGTGTTG CACCTACTGAAAAGCTTCAGGCACTTATACTGGCTGATTCTATGATGACAATATTCGGGGAACGATGGTTAATAGGTCATATCAACTTACCTGGCGTGAAGGAGCCTATTCCAGCTGACAG GTGCTTAGTGCTTGTGCTGGAGCAATCAAGGGTTGAAGTTGCGGTTCTCCTTAATGAGCTTGCCCAGCTGAAAGATGAAGCATCCAAAAGGTCTTCAGCCCCTGCAGAGACAATTGTTTCAAAGAAACGGGATGTGGCTATTGCCTTTTCCTTGCTTGAAAAGATAATTAGCTTAATATCAAATGCCAGCGAAAATGAAG GGGACATTATTGATGAAAATACTTTCATGAAGGTGATTAAGGGCCTTAATGAGACAATTGGTGTAGTTCTAGAGTATTTACAAGATGCAAAG GAACATGGACAGAGGAAGGGAGATGATCTTCTTGCTTCAGTGCGGATTATTGGGAG CTATCTTGCAGAAACACCCGTTGCATGCAAAGAGAAAGTTAGAGAACTTTTAGAGTATATGCTTTCCATTGAAGGTGAAGATGAGCCAAG CCCCTTCTACTCTATATGCTTTTTGCTTCCTTTGCTGTGCCAAATGACAATGGAGATTGAAGGATGTATAGCTTTGATTTCTTGTGGAGGCCATATTTCT GTTGTTGATTGCCTTGTAAAATTGATTGGGCCACATGGTTATATGGTCAAGGATAATGGCTGCATCTTTTTGGCATGTGACACAATCTTGAATCTTCTTTTAAAG AAAGAGCAATTGCGAATCCCATTGGATGATTCAACTCTTGTTAATCTATTGAAAGCATTGGCATATTGGACAG AGGGTATAAATGACCCGTCAACTATTATGATGGCTTCAAGCATATGCGCACTGCTATTTGATTTTACATCAGAGAAGGCTCTTCTTAAGCATCCTAACTTTGATGTCAGCACTCTTGATAGTTTGTCTCGGCTCATTGCAAGAAGTCTGGCTTCATGGGGACAG GGTATGTCCGATGCTGCTAAATCAGAAATGGATCTTCTTGAGATTGTAACGCAAG GATATTCTCAATGGGTGGATCGGTTCCCTCGTGTAAGGGAAACCGTTGAGAGATAG